In the Sus scrofa isolate TJ Tabasco breed Duroc chromosome 6, Sscrofa11.1, whole genome shotgun sequence genome, one interval contains:
- the ANKRD11 gene encoding ankyrin repeat domain-containing protein 11 isoform X2, with protein MEAPFLFLPNQLLFVSVPSYSREDSLGAASPDSFRVGDKEKISLPKTPKLDRSDGKDVRERATKRKLPFTVGAHGEQKDSDTEKQGPERKRIKKEPVPRKAGLLFGMGLSGIRAGYPLSERQQVALLMQMTAEESANSPVDTTPKHPSQSTVCQKGTPSSASKTKDKVNKRNERGETRLHRAAIRGDARRIKELISEGADVNVKDFAGWTALHEACNRGYYDVAKQLLAAGAEVNTKGLDDDTPLHDAANNGHYKVVKLLLRYGGNPQQSNRKGETPLKVASSPTMVNLLLGKGTYTSSEESSAESSEEEDAPSFAPSSSVDGNNTDSEFEKGLKHKAKNPEPQKTATPVKDEYEFDEDDEQDRVPPVDDKHLLKKDHRKETKANSFISIPKMEVKSYTKNSAMAPKKASHRIVSDTSDEEDVGVAVGTGEKLRLSAPTLLPGSKTREPPTAKPPRDKGKVKKKRKKEAKGKEVRFGKRSDRFCSSESDSESSESGGDGGDSAGSPGCLKESPLVLKDPALFSSLSASSTSSHGSSAAPQKHHSSHAEPHAKHWRTDNWKTISSPAWSEVSSLSDSTRTRLSSESDCSSEGSSVESLKPVRKRQEHRKRGLQSTLPDRKGPLHAGGDGAVPKLDREGKVVKKHKTKHKHRTKEKGLCAVSQELALKGFAYEYEDAKPRPDKGAPPDGDAPAEGRLKAAKHEREHFKREDKLGRLKADDKDWLFRDEPAKASREDKPLKRLRELARDGARPAREEKERGGGGVRGERDKLPKEKSPKEEKRRLYREERKKKCKDRPSKSERKNDLREDKASREREKALRKEKVCREEAAADEFCGKGQFLENDDAKFSLSDDPQDRWFSDLSDSSFDFKADDSWDSPVTDYRDLKADSVARLILETVKEDPRDKRRESKAREKRADKDACPRRKDRDPLQRGCERRREHAAEKHRGGPGYLPERDKRRRESAEGGRDRKEPPEAAKERRDGRAKPDDAHREELREYGCEGAFKDRPDCDLGKVLEPWERPQAAREKEKKEKAKPEKHRDKPGDKDKSERAVPEKGPKDKEFEKSFKEKRDAKDKHKDGHGKDKDRKAPLDQGKGSREKAFPGALSEEFTERRDEKKGKEKSWYIADIFTDESEDEKDDYAASGFKAGEAGEGRGEGLPERDEGLPLDRPRKHAAADRQHPEKQKDKEARERKKDKGALDGGKDRKEKALERPRDRRDREAAERARDRRDRAAVDAAQDRRPRQKPPDKGDRRPPAEDKAKGRHRERPDRERKAGKGGDAEKSLLERLEEEALQDFRDDANDKASEASSDSFPERGQDPGLSALLEVSFPEPPEERARERERHRHSSSSSKKSHERERVRKEKPERKEKGDDYKELGSGRKDPGQHDKDFLDADAYGGGPYGAKADAEDEPDKPIELFSPEKKDKNEPERDAPKKAEKELRPFGSGAPSLLKEKRRREKHRERWRDEKERHRERHGDAPLRPHCEEPRPAARDRDRPKDESLKLGESKPKDKVRDNPEKEKAAAAADRLLAPRDPGRRDARPREKLLGDGDLMMTSFERMLSQKDLEVEERHKRHKERMKQMEKLRHRSGDPKLRDKARLAEDARKKGLDAPPKKPPGPDPALKDKKLKEAAPAAPAAAESRPHPAPAGDPRDWLAGPHMKEVLPASPRPDHGRPTGVPTPASVVSCPSYEEAMHTPRTPSCSADDYSDLMFDCADPQPVSSTAASACASSFFDGFSVAASAVSETPGQTPTRPLCTSLYRSVSVDVRRTPEDEFSVGDKLFRQQSVPAASSYSSPGPQLDDKAAGPPGPAEKFACLSPGYYSPDYGIPSPKADALHCAPAAAVNLVPSPEGAFSGLQAKSPPPHRDELLAPSMEGTLPPDLGIPLDATEDQQATAAIIPPEPSFLEPLDEGPFSTVITEEPVEWAHPTAAEQGLASGLLGSAPENPVSWPVGSDLLLKSPQRFPESPKHFCPAESLQPESPYPVSPVSYPLSVTEPGLEVKGEAGDAAPATVPPSDEPAPFAPPSRLESFFGNCKSLPEAPEGPPEPACVTSVAQVEALGPLENSFLEGGHGLAALGQVEPVPWPGAFPAAEDDLDLGPFSLPELPLQAKDGSDVETEPVDEAPPAPPEPGPAGAPVATGACDLAAAAPEEQLVLPPDPAAARLPAEPAAEPSEDPEPAGPLEAAAAEAGPGPEGRGPQDSEPSSGPTPAPSEQRPLGSGEEAAEGPDSSAAPQGPPDAPGDGSAQALAADGAGPQDEPGLEGPPGGTQPEAPEPEPRPTAEAPKAPKVEEVPQRMTRNRAQMLANQHKQSSPPAEKEPAPAPAARAKGRGSEDDDPQAQHPRKRRFQRSSQQLTPQVHTSTRQTREVIQQTLAAIVDAIKLDAIEPYHSDRSNPYFEYLQIRKKIEEKRKILCYISPQAPQCYAEYVTYTGSYLLDGKPLSKLHIPVIAPPPSLAEPLKELFKQQEAVRGKLRLQHSIEREKLIVSCEQEILRVHCRAARTIANQAVPFSACTMLLDSEVYNMPLESQGDENKSVRDRFNARQFISWLQDVDDKYDRMKTCLLMRQQHEAAALNAVQRMEWQLKVQELDPAGHKSLCVNEVPSFYVPMVDVNDDFVLLPA; from the exons AGAAGCAGGGTCCTGAGCGGAAGAGGATCAAGAAGGAGCCTGTCCCCCGCAAGGCCGGGCTGCTGTTTGGCATGGGGCTGTCCGGGATCCGGGCCGGGTACCCGCTCTCCGAGCGCCAGCAGGTGGCCCTCCTCATGCAGATGACGGCTGAGGAGTCTGCCAACAGCCCGG TGGACACAACACCAAAGCACCCCTCCCAGTCGACGGTGTGTCAGAAGGGGACACCCAGCTCTGCCtcaaaaaccaaagataaagtGAACAAGAGAAACGAGCGTGGGGAGACCCGCCTGCACCGGGCGGCCATCCGGGGGGACGCCCGGCGCATCAAGGAGCTCATCAGCGAGGGGGCGGACGTCAACGTCAAGGACTTCGCGG GCTGGACGGCGCTGCATGAGGCCTGTAACCGGGGTTACTACGACGTCGCAAAGCAGCTGCTGGCCGCGGGCGCGGAGGTGAACACCAAGGGGCTGGACGACGACACGCCCTTGCACGACGCTGCCAACAACGGGCACTACAAG GTGGTGAAGCTGCTGCTCCGGTACGGAGGGAACCCGCAGCAGAGCAACCGGAAAGGCGAGACGCCACTGAAGGTGGCCAGCTCCCCGACCATGGTGAACCTGCTGCTGGGCAAGGGCACCTACACGTCCAGCGAGGAGAGCTCGGCCG AGAGCTCCGAGGAGGAGGACGCCCCGTCGTTCGCGCCGTCCAGCTCGGTGGACGGCAACAACACGGACTCCGAGTTCGAGAAGGGCCTGAAGCACAAGGCCAAGAACCCCGAGCCCCAGAAAACCGCGACGCCCGTAAAGGACGAGTACGAGTTCGACGAGGACGACGAGCAGGACAGGGTCCCCCCCGTGGACGACAAACACCTGCTGAAAAAggaccacagaaaagaaaccaaggcGAATAGTTTTATTTCGATACCCAAGATGGAAGTGAAGAGCTACACTAAGAACAGCGCCATGGCACCAAAGAAGGCGTCGCATCGCATCGTGTCGGACACGTCGGACGAGGAGGACGTCGGGGTCGCTGTGGGGACGGGGGAGAAGCTGCGACTCTCGGCGCCCACGCTGCTGCCCGGCAGCAAGACGCGGGAGCCTCCTACCGCCAAGCCGCCGAGGGACAAGGGTAAAGTCAAGAAGAAGCGGAAGAAGGAGGCCAAGGGCAAAGAGGTGCGCTTTGGGAAGCGGAGCGACAGGTTCTGCTCCTCCGAGTCGGACAGCGAGTCCTCGGAGAGCGGCGGGGACGGCGGGGACTCGGCGGGGAGTCCCGGCTGCCTCAAGGAGTCCCCGCTGGTGCTGAAGGACCCCGCCCTGTTCAGCTCCCTGTCCGCCTCCTCCACGTCGTCCCACGGCAGCTCCGCCGCCCCCCAGAAGCATCACTCCAGCCACGCGGAGCCGCACGCCAAGCACTGGCGGACGGACAACTGGAAAACCATCTCCTCTCCTGCCTGGTCGGAGGTCAGCTCCTTGTCAGACTCCACAAGGACGAGACTGAGCAGCGAGTCTGACTGCTCCTCCGAGGGCTCCAGCGTGGAGTCGCTGAAGCCGGTGCGGAAGCGGCAGGAGCACCGCAAGAGGGGCCTGCAGAGCACGCTGCCCGACCGGAAGGGCCCCCTCCACGCCGGCGGGGACGGCGCCGTGCCCAAGCTGGACCGGGAGGGCAAGGTTGTCAAGAAACACAAGACGAAGCACAAGCACAGGACCAAGGAGAAGGGGCTGTGCGCCGTCAGCCAGGAGCTGGCGCTGAAGGGCTTCGCCTACGAGTACGAGGACGCCAAGCCCAGGCCGGACAAGGGCGCCCCCCCGGACGGCGACGCCCCCGCCGAGGGCAGGCTGAAGGCGGCCAAGCACGAGCGCGAGCACTTCAAGCGGGAGGACAAGCTGGGCCGGCTGAAGGCCGACGACAAGGACTGGCTCTTCAGGGACGAGCCGGCCAAGGCGTCCAGAGAGGACAAGCCCCTCAAGAGGCTGAGGGAGCTGGCCCGGGACGGGGCCCGGCCTGCCCGGGAGGAGAAggagcgcggcggcggcggcgtccGGGGCGAGCGGGACAAGCTGCCGAAGGAGAAGTCCCCCAAGGAGGAGAAGCGGAGGCTCTACAGAGAGGAGCGGAAGAAGAAGTGCAAGGACAGGCCCTCCAAGTCGGAGAGGAAGAACGACCTGCGAGAGGACAAGGCctccagggagagggagaaggcgCTCAGGAAGGAGAAGGTCTGCAGGGAGGAGGCCGCGGCGGACGAGTTCTGCGGCAAAGGCCAGTTTCTGGAGAACGACGACGCCAAGTTCAGCCTCTCCGACGACCCGCAGGACCGCTGGTTTTCGGACCTGTCCGACTCCTCCTTCGACTTCAAGGCCGACGACAGCTGGGACTCTCCCGTGACCGACTACCGGGACCTGAAGGCCGACTCCGTGGCCAGGCTGATCCTGGAGACAGTGAAGGAGGACCCCAGAGACAAGCGGCGGGAGAGCAAGGCCCGGGAGAAGCGGGCCGACAAGGACGCCTGCCCTCGGAGGAAGGACAGGGACCCCCTGCAGCGGGGCTGCGAGCGGCGGAGGGAGCACGCGGCCGAGAAGCACCGGGGCGGCCCCGGCTACCTCCCGGAGCGGGACAAGCGGAGGAGGGAGTCGGCCGAGGGCGGGCGGGACAGGAAGGAGCCCCCCGAGGCCGCCAAGGAGCGCAGAGACGGCCGCGCCAAGCCCGACGACGCCCACAGGGAGGAGCTGAGGGAGTACGGCTGCGAGGGCGCCTTCAAGGACAGGCCCGACTGCGACTTGGGGAAGGTTCTGGAGCCCTGGGAGCGGCCGCAGGCGgcaagggagaaggagaagaaggagaaggcgAAGCCGGAGAAGCACCGAGACAAGCCCGGCGACAAGGACAAAAGCGAGAGAGCCGTCCCCGAAAAGGGCCCCAAGGACAAAGAGTTCGAGAAGAGTTTTAAGGAGAAGAGGGACGCCAAGGACAAGCACAAAGACGGGCACGGCAAAGACAAAGACAGGAAGGCGCCCCTGGACCAAGGAAAAGGCAGCCGGGAGAAGGCCTTCCCCGGGGCCCTCTCAGAGGAGTTCACCGAGAGAAGAGACGAGAAGAAGGGCAAGGAGAAGAGCTGGTACATTGCCGACATATTCACGGACGAAAGCGAGGACGAGAAGGATGACTACGCGGCGAGCGGCTTCAAAGCCGGAGAGGCCggcgaggggcggggggaggggctcCCCGAGAGGGACGAGGGGCTCCCCCTGGACAGACCCCGCAAGCACGCGGCCGCCGACCGGCAGCACCCGGAGAAGCAGAAGGACAAGGAGGCGCGCGAGAGGAAGAAGGACAAGGGCGCCCTGGACGGCGGGAAGGACAGGAAGGAGAAGGCCTTGGAGAGGCCCAGGGACCGGCGGGACAGAGAGGCGGCCGAGCGGGCCCGGGACCGCAGGGACCGCGCCGCCGTGGACGCCGCTCAGGACAGGCGGCCCAGGCAGAAGCCGCCTGACAAGGGGGACAGGAGGCCCCCCGCGGAGGACAAGGCCAAGGGCAGGCACCGGGAGAGGCCGGACCGCGAGAGGAAGGCCGGCAAGGGCGGTGACGCCGAGAAGAGCCTGCTGGAGCGGCTGGAGGAGGAGGCGCTGCAGGACTTCCGCGACGATGCCAACGACAAGGCCAGCGAGGCGTCCTCCGACAGCTTCCCTGAGCGCGGCCAGGACCCGGGCCTGAGCGCCCTCCTGGAGGTGTCTTTCCCGGAGCCCCCGGAGGAGCGGGCCCGGGAGCGCGAGCGGCACCGGCACTCCTCGTCCTCGTCCAAGAAGAGCCACGAGCGGGAGCGGGTCCGGAAGGAAAAGCccgagaggaaggagaagggcgACGACTACAAGGAGCTGGGCAGCGGCCGGAAGGACCCCGGCCAGCACGACAAGGACTTCCTGGACGCCGACGCCTACGGCGGCGGCCCCTATGGCGCCAAGGCCGACGCGGAGGACGAACCGGATAAGCCCATCGAGCTCTTCTCCCCCGAGAAGAAGGACAAGAACGAGCCCGAGAGAGACGCTCCCAAGAAGGCGGAGAAGGAGCTGCGGCCCTTCGGGTCGGGCGCCCCCAGCCTCCTCAAGGAGAAGAGGCGGCGGGAGAAGCACCGCGAGAGGTGGAGGGACGAGAAGGAGCGGCACCGAGAGCGGCACGGGGACGCGCCCCTGCGGCCCCACTGCGAGGAGCCCCGGCCCGCGGCCCGCGACAGGGACAGGCCCAAGGACGAGAGCCTGAAGCTGGGCGAGAGCAAGCCGAAGGACAAGGTCAGGGACAACCCGGAGAAGGAGAAGGCGGCCGCCGCGGCCGACAGGCTCCTCGCGCCCCGAGACCCGGGCCGCAGGGACGCCCGGCCGCGCGAGAAGCTCCTGGGGGACGGCGACCTGATGATGACCAGCTTCGAGCGGATGCTGTCGCAGAAGGACCTGGAGGTGGAGGAGCGGCACAAGCGGCACAAGGAGAGGATGAAGCAGATGGAGAAGCTGCGGCACCGCTCCGGGGACCCCAAGCTCAGGGACAAGGCGAGGCTGGCCGAGGACGCGCGCAAGAAGGGTCTGGACGCCCCCCCAAAGAAGCCGCCGGGGCCGGACCCCGCCCTGAAGGACAAGAAGCTCAAGGAGGCGGCTCCCgcggcccccgccgccgccgAGAGCAGGCCCCACCCGGCCCCCGCCGGGGACCCCCGGGACTGGCTGGCGGGGCCGCACATGAAAGAGGTCCTGCCCGCGTCTCCCAGGCCCGACCACGGCCGGCCCACCGGGGTCCCCACGCCCGCCTCCGTGGTGTCCTGCCCCAGCTACGAGGAGGCCATGCACACACCCCGCACCCCGTCCTGCAGCGCCGACGACTACTCTGACCTCATGTTCGACTGCGCGGACCCCCAGCCCGTCTCCAGCACGGCCGCCAGCGCCTGCGCGTCCTCCTTCTTCGACGGGTTCTCTGTGGCTGCGAGCGCTGTCTCGGAGACCCCGGGCCAGACGCCCACGCGGCCGCTGTGCACGAGCCTGTACCGCTCGGTCTCGGTGGACGTCAGGAGGACCCCGGAGGACGAGTTCAGCGTGGGGGACAAGCTCTTCAGACAGCAGAGCGTCCCCGCTGCGTCCAGCTACAGCTCGCCAGGGCCGCAGCTGGACGACAAGGCCGCTGGGCCCCCCGGACCCGCCGAGAAGTTCGCCTGCCTGTCGCCGGGGTACTACTCCCCAGACTACggcatcccctcccccaaggcGGACGCCCTGCACTGCGCGCCCGCAGCCGCGGTCAACCTTGTCCCCTCCCCGGAGGGCGCCTTCTCCGGTTTACAAGCCAAGTCCCCCCCTCCACACAGAGATGAGCTCTTGGCGCCGTCCATGGAGGGGACCCTCCCCCCGGACCTGGGCATCCCCCTGGACGCCACGGAGGACCAGCAGGCCACCGCGGCCATCATCCCCCCGGAGCCCAGCTTCCTGGAGCCCCTGGACGAGGGCCCCTTCAGCACGGTCATCACGGAGGAGCCGGTCGAGTGGGCGCACCCCACAGCCGCCGAGCAGGGCCTCGCCTCCGGCCTCCTCGGGAGTGCCCCCGAAAACCCCGTCAGCTGGCCCGTGGGGTCGGACCTCCTGCTGAAGTCCCCACAGAGATTCCCGGAGTCCCCCAAACATTTCTGCCCTGCCGAGTCCCTGCAGCCAGAGTCCCCTTACCCCGTGTCCCCTGTCTCCTACCCTCTGTCGGTCACCGAGCCCGGCCTGGAAGTCAAAGGCGAGGCGGGGGACGCGGCCCCGGCCACCGTCCCGCCTTCGGACGAGCCCGCCCCGTTcgcccctccctccaggctggAGTCCTTCTTTGGTAACTGCAAGTCCCTTCCCGAAGCGCCCGAGGGGCCGCCAGAGCCTGCGTGTGTGACCAGCGTGGCTCAGGTGGAGGCTCTGGGGCCCCTGGAAAACAGCTTCCTGGAAGGTGGCCACGGCCTGGCCGCGCTCGGCCAGGTGGAGCCGGTGCCCTGGCCCGGTGCCTTCCCCGCCGCCGAGGACGACCTGGACCTGGGGCCCTTCTCCCTGCCGGAGCTCCCGCTCCAGGCCAAGGACGGCTCGGACGTGGAGACAGAGCCTGTGGACGAAGCCCCTCCCGCTCCTCCAGAACCCGGCCCCGCGGGGGCCCCCGTGGCCACGGGCGCCTGCGACCTGGCTGCAGCGGCCCCTGAGGAGCAGCTCGTGCTGCCTCCGGACCCCGCAGCTGCCCGGCTCCCTGCCGAGCCCGCAGCCGAGCCGTCGGAGGACCCCGAGCCCGCCGGGCCGCTGGAGGCTGCGGCGGCGGAGGCGGGGCCCGGGCCCGAGGGGAGGGGCCCCCAGGACTCCGAGCCCAGCTCGGGGCCCACGCCGGCCCCCTCGGAGCAGCGGCccctggggagtggggaggaggcagccGAGGGCCCGGACTCCTCGGCCGCGCCCCAGGGCCCACCTGACGCTCCTGGGGACGGCTCGGCACAGGCCCTCGCGGCGGACGGGGCTGGCCCCCAGGACGAGCCCGGGCTTGAGGGGCCTCCCGGCGGCACCCAGCCCGAAGCGCCTGAGCCGGAACCCAGACCCACGGCGGAGGCCCCCAAGGCGCCCAAAGTGGAGGAGGTCCCGCAGCGCATGACCAGGAACCGGGCCCAGATGCTGGCCAACCAGCACAAGCAGAGCTCGCCCCCCGCCGAGAAGGAGCCGGCGCCCGCGCCCGCCGCCAGGGCCAAGGGCCGCGGCTCCGAGGACGACGACCCCCAGGCCCAGCACCCGCGCAAACGCCGCTTCCAGCGCTCCAGCCAGCAGCTGACGCCGCAGGTGCACACGTCCACGCGGCAGACGCGGGAGGTGATCCAGCAGACACTGGCCGCCATCGTGGACGCCATCAAGCTGGACGCCATCGAGCCGTACCACAGCGACAGGTCCAACCCGTACTTCGAGTACCTGCAGATCCGGAAGAAGATCGAGGAGAAGCGCAAGATCCTGTGTTACATCAGCCCGCAGGCGCCGCAGTGCTACGCCGAGTACGTCACCTACACCGGCTCCTACCTCCTGGACGGCAAGCCGCTCAGCAAGCTGCACATCCCCGTG ATCGCGCCCCCGCCTTCCCTGGCGGAGCCACTGAAGGAGCTGTTCAAGCAGCAGGAGGCCGTGCGGGGGAAGCTGCGGCTGCAGCACAGCATCGAGCGG GAGAAGCTCATCGTCTCCTGCGAGCAGGAGATCCTGCGGGTGCACTGCCGGGCGGCGAGGACCATCGCGAACCAGGCGGTGCCCTTCAGCGCCTGCACCATGCTGCTGGACTCGGAGGTGTACAACATGCCTCTGGAGAGCCAG GGTGACGAGAACAAGTCGGTGAGGGACCGGTTCAACGCCCGCCAGTTCATCTCGTGGCTGCAGGACGTGGACGACAAGTACGACCGCATGAAG ACGTGTCTCCTGATGCGGCAGCAGCACGAGGCCGCCGCCCTCAACGCCGTGCAGAGGATGGAGTGGCAGCTGAAGGTCCAGGAGCTGGACCCCGCCGGGCACAAGTCGCTGTGCGTGAACGAGGTGCCGTCCTTCTACGTGCCCATGGTGGACGTCAACGACGACTTCGTGCTCCTGCCGGCCTGA